One Chitinophaga sp. H8 DNA window includes the following coding sequences:
- a CDS encoding DUF1735 and LamG domain-containing protein, producing MALITCIISISCKKEHYTDALYITGTEENTSTSLTVDNSPVSTAISVTSSGLATSDITVQLAIDTSLIPKYSQANGGKSFKALPAGTYKLSADKVTIKAGSSISDAITFNIQSPAQISDGAGYLVPVKINSVSGGPRVLESSRVLYIIVRKVVRMTVASLTGNYFKVDFSQNNATLKNMTAISYETRVMVNNFQGGSPFISSVMGIEENFLMRFGDVTIDKNQLQMAGGTTALTVPTGFSTGVWYHVAVTYDGNVENIYVNGTLMATKTAARTVDLTSGDFFIGRSAGGRLLDGAVSECRVWSRALSKTEIVNGLCGVDPASKGLEAYWKMNEGEGNIIHDISGHGRNAIAAGTVQWIPGVRCDQ from the coding sequence ATGGCTTTAATAACATGTATTATCTCTATCTCCTGTAAAAAAGAGCATTACACGGATGCCTTGTACATCACCGGCACAGAAGAAAACACCAGCACTTCCTTAACTGTGGATAACAGCCCTGTTAGTACTGCTATCAGTGTCACCTCTTCAGGACTGGCCACCAGTGATATCACCGTGCAGTTGGCAATAGACACCAGCCTGATCCCAAAATATAGCCAAGCAAACGGTGGAAAAAGTTTTAAGGCACTCCCTGCCGGCACTTACAAACTCTCTGCTGATAAAGTCACCATTAAAGCAGGATCCAGTATTTCTGATGCTATTACTTTCAATATCCAATCACCGGCGCAAATCTCAGATGGCGCTGGCTACCTGGTACCTGTTAAAATAAATAGCGTAAGCGGCGGGCCAAGAGTACTGGAGTCTTCCAGGGTATTGTATATCATTGTCAGGAAGGTAGTCAGAATGACCGTAGCCAGCCTCACCGGTAACTATTTCAAAGTAGATTTTTCCCAGAATAATGCTACCCTGAAAAACATGACAGCAATATCCTATGAAACCCGCGTGATGGTAAATAATTTCCAGGGGGGAAGTCCATTTATCAGTTCTGTAATGGGCATCGAAGAAAACTTCCTGATGCGTTTCGGAGATGTTACCATCGACAAAAATCAACTACAGATGGCCGGGGGAACTACTGCCTTAACAGTGCCAACAGGATTTTCTACCGGCGTATGGTACCATGTTGCTGTAACCTATGATGGAAACGTGGAAAATATATACGTAAATGGTACACTGATGGCCACCAAAACAGCAGCAAGAACAGTAGATCTTACCAGTGGGGATTTTTTTATCGGCAGGTCAGCCGGAGGACGGCTCCTGGACGGTGCGGTATCAGAATGCCGGGTATGGTCCCGCGCCTTATCCAAAACAGAGATTGTAAACGGGCTTTGCGGGGTGGATCCCGCCAGCAAAGGACTGGAAGCCTATTGGAAAATGAATGAAGGAGAAGGAAATATTATACATGATATAAGCGGGCATGGTCGTAATGCCATCGCTGCCGGTACTGTCCAATGGATCCCCGGAGTAAGATGCGATCAATGA